TGCTCGGTTGCATCGGCGTGGCGCTCGCCGCCAACGCCGCTCACGCGCAAAACTATCCCGACCGCCCTATCCGCTTTATCGTGCCGCAGAGCGCAGGCGGTTCGACCGACAAGGTGGCGCGCGTGGTCGCGCAGGAGCTGAGCGAAGTGTTCGGCCAGACCATCGTGGTCGACAACCGGCCCGGTTCCGGCAGCCTGAACGGCACGGAGCTGGCCGCGCGCGCGACGCCGGACGGCTATACGCTGCTGGTGGTGGCGGCATCGTTTTCGATCAGCCCGGCGGTGCGCAAGAAGCTGCCGTTCGACGTCGTCCGCGATTTCGCCCCCATCACCCAGCTGGTGGATCTGCAACACCTGCTGGTCGTCCATCCCTCGGTTCCCGCGAAATCGGTCAAGGATGTGATCGCGCTCGCCAAGGCGAAGCCCGGCGAACTCAACTATGCCTCCAGCGGCATCGCGACCAGCACCCACATGGCGGCCGAGCTCTTCCGCTACATGACCAAGACCAACATGACGCACGTGCCGTACAAGGGCGGCGGGCCGGGGATCACCGCCATGCTCGCCGGCCAGTGTCACCTGTATTTCGCCACCATCTCCACCGCGCTGCCGCACGTGCGCGCCGGCAAACTGCGCGGCCTGGCCGTAACGGGCGCCAAGCGCTCGGTGGCCGCGCCCGATCTGCCGACGGTCGCCGAGGCCGGCGTGCCGGGCTACGTGCACAGCTCCTGGATCGGCATGGCGGCGCCGGCCAAGACGCCGCCGCCCGTGCTTGCGCGGCTGCATGCCGAATCGGTCAAGGTCGTGCAGTCGCCGCAAGTGAAAAGCCTCTTCCTGCGCGACGGGCTGGAAAGCCTCGGCAATACGCCGCAGCAATTCGCTGCGGATCTCAAGCAAGAGATCGCCAAGTGGCGCAAAGTGGTGGCGGCGGCGGGAATCCAGGCGAACTGATTCGAACCGGAGTCGACCCAGCAAGCTGACGTATCGGCTCCCCGAGCCGAGGGTAGCGCCCTCTACGGATGCGGCCGAACAGCGTCCGCGCGATCGACTCGGCCGCTCATATCGCCTGTGCGTCCACGCGTGCGCGACACTGATCTACCGGCTCGCCGTACGGTCTTTCGCTGAGCGATAGCATCGTTTTCCGGGTGCTCGCTGCGGCTGAGCGAAATGTTCGGCTGATACAATTCGTTCATGAATATCTTGAACGAATTGCTGGTCCCTCTGGGTGACTATCCGTGGGCGCTCGCCGCATTACAGGTCGCCGCGCTCTTGTTGGCTGTCTACCTGGTCAATCTGCTGACGCAGTCGTCCACCACCGCGTGGGCCGAATACGAGGGCATCCAGGCCGACCTTTTCGATCATCTCTACGCGATCCTGCCGGAATTCGGCCTGCGGGTATTCCAGCAGCCTAGCGGGGCCGACGTGAACCGCGCCCTGCGTGTCGCCGTTGAAGGCAGGGCGTTGCCCGCTCACCAGCAGGCCGAGTGGCGATCTGCTTGAAGCGCGCGTTACGCGCTGTCGCCGGCGCTCCGTGCAGTCACGCTTGGGGTCAGGTCTTGCTTGTTGCATGAAGGAGGGACGCCTGGGGAGACAGCT
This is a stretch of genomic DNA from Betaproteobacteria bacterium. It encodes these proteins:
- a CDS encoding tripartite tricarboxylate transporter substrate binding protein, with amino-acid sequence MRTDITCMLLGCIGVALAANAAHAQNYPDRPIRFIVPQSAGGSTDKVARVVAQELSEVFGQTIVVDNRPGSGSLNGTELAARATPDGYTLLVVAASFSISPAVRKKLPFDVVRDFAPITQLVDLQHLLVVHPSVPAKSVKDVIALAKAKPGELNYASSGIATSTHMAAELFRYMTKTNMTHVPYKGGGPGITAMLAGQCHLYFATISTALPHVRAGKLRGLAVTGAKRSVAAPDLPTVAEAGVPGYVHSSWIGMAAPAKTPPPVLARLHAESVKVVQSPQVKSLFLRDGLESLGNTPQQFAADLKQEIAKWRKVVAAAGIQAN